The following are from one region of the Bradyrhizobium septentrionale genome:
- the pheS gene encoding phenylalanine--tRNA ligase subunit alpha, protein MSDLATLEKSILDQIAAAGDEAALEAVRVSALGKKGSISALLATLGKMSPEERKTEGARINLAKDTVTQALAARRDVLKAAALDARLAAETIDVTLPLREAPAETGRIHPLSQVFEEVNTIFADMGFAIADGPDIETDDYNFTKLNFPIGHPAREMHDTFFFNPKEDGSRMLLRTHTSPVQVRTMLTQKPPIRVICPGRTYRIDSDATHTPQFHQVEGLVIDKGSHLGHLKWILHEFCKAFFEVDHINMRFRPSFFPFTEPSLEVDIQCRRDKGEIRFGEGEDWMEILGCGMVHPNVLRACGIDPDIYQGFAWGMGIDRITMLKYGIADLRQLFENDVRWLNHYGFKPLDIPTIAGGLSS, encoded by the coding sequence GTGTCCGACCTCGCAACGCTCGAAAAGTCCATCCTCGACCAGATCGCCGCAGCCGGTGACGAAGCCGCCCTCGAGGCGGTGCGCGTCTCCGCCCTTGGCAAGAAGGGCTCGATCTCGGCCTTGCTCGCCACTCTCGGCAAGATGTCGCCAGAGGAGCGCAAGACGGAAGGCGCCAGGATCAACCTCGCCAAAGATACGGTGACCCAGGCGCTCGCAGCCAGGCGCGACGTGCTGAAAGCGGCCGCGCTCGATGCGCGGCTTGCGGCCGAGACCATCGACGTCACGCTGCCGCTGCGCGAGGCGCCGGCGGAGACCGGCCGCATCCATCCGCTGAGCCAGGTGTTCGAAGAGGTCAACACCATCTTCGCCGACATGGGATTCGCAATCGCCGACGGTCCCGACATCGAGACCGACGACTACAACTTCACCAAGCTGAACTTCCCGATCGGCCATCCGGCGCGCGAGATGCACGACACCTTCTTCTTCAATCCGAAGGAGGACGGCTCGCGCATGCTGCTGCGGACCCACACCTCGCCGGTGCAGGTGCGTACGATGCTGACGCAGAAGCCGCCGATCCGCGTGATCTGCCCCGGCCGCACCTATCGCATTGATTCGGACGCGACCCACACGCCGCAATTCCATCAGGTCGAGGGCCTCGTGATCGACAAGGGCTCGCATCTCGGCCACCTCAAATGGATCCTGCACGAGTTCTGCAAGGCGTTCTTCGAGGTCGACCACATCAACATGCGGTTCCGGCCGTCGTTCTTCCCGTTCACCGAGCCGTCGCTCGAGGTCGACATCCAGTGCCGCCGCGACAAGGGCGAGATCCGCTTCGGCGAGGGCGAGGACTGGATGGAGATTCTCGGCTGCGGCATGGTGCATCCGAACGTGCTGCGCGCCTGCGGCATCGATCCTGACATCTACCAGGGTTTTGCCTGGGGCATGGGCATCGACCGCATCACGATGCTGAAATACGGCATCGCCGATCTGCGCCAACTGTTCGAAAACGACGTCCGCTGGCTCAACCACTACGGCTTCAAGCCGCTCGACATCCCGACGATTGCGGGGGGATTGAGTTCGTGA
- a CDS encoding sulfite exporter TauE/SafE family protein, translating to MTSLTLLPSDISTSIALAICAIAFVSGTARGFSGFGSALIFMPLASSVAGPRLVAALLLIIDFVAAAPLLPNAWTHADRKATAVMVAGALVGVPIGTYFLTVLEPVTTRWIISCFVAALLALLLSGWRYHGKDHAALSVGVGGLSGFCSGLAQTGGPPIVAYWLGRPISSVISRANIVLFFGASDFFSLISYWFTGLITIESIKFSLIVGPVYGIGVWFGASLFGKASEQVFRAICYALIAAAVIVGLPALDGILRGG from the coding sequence ATGACCTCCCTCACCCTCCTCCCCTCCGACATCTCGACCAGCATCGCGCTCGCGATCTGCGCGATCGCGTTCGTGTCGGGCACGGCGCGCGGCTTCTCGGGGTTCGGCTCGGCGCTGATCTTCATGCCGCTCGCAAGCAGCGTCGCGGGACCACGGCTGGTAGCGGCTCTCCTGCTCATCATCGATTTCGTCGCCGCGGCGCCGCTGCTGCCGAACGCCTGGACCCATGCCGACCGCAAGGCGACCGCGGTGATGGTGGCCGGCGCGCTGGTCGGCGTTCCCATCGGCACCTACTTCCTCACGGTGCTCGAGCCCGTGACCACGCGCTGGATCATCTCCTGCTTCGTCGCGGCACTGCTCGCGCTGCTGCTGTCGGGTTGGCGCTACCACGGCAAGGATCACGCCGCGCTGTCGGTCGGCGTCGGTGGCCTCTCCGGCTTTTGCAGCGGCCTTGCGCAGACCGGCGGCCCGCCGATCGTCGCCTACTGGCTGGGCCGCCCGATCTCGTCGGTGATCTCGCGCGCCAACATCGTGCTGTTCTTCGGCGCCTCGGATTTCTTCTCGCTGATCAGCTACTGGTTCACCGGACTGATCACGATCGAGTCGATCAAGTTCTCGCTGATCGTGGGCCCGGTCTACGGCATCGGCGTCTGGTTCGGCGCCTCGCTGTTCGGCAAGGCAAGCGAGCAGGTGTTTCGCGCCATCTGCTACGCGCTGATCGCGGCGGCCGTCATCGTCGGCCTGCCCGCGCTTGATGGCATCTTGCGTGGCGGCTAG
- the pheT gene encoding phenylalanine--tRNA ligase subunit beta: protein MKFTLSWLKEHLETDEPLDKLADKLTMIGLEVENIEDKAKALAPFTIARVISAEQHPNADRLRVCMVDTGDGGAPVQVVCGAPNARAGLISVFSAPGTYIPGKNITLGVGTIRGVESRGMLCSAAELQISEDHDGIMELPADAPLGKGYADWAGLGDPTIEINLTPNRQDCTGVHGIARDLSAADMGKFKDQGIRPIKGEFPCPVQVKVEDTTLCPGFALRLVRGVKNGPSPEWLQKRLTSIGLRPINALVDITNFMTYDRARPLHVFDARKVMGNLSVRRAKDGETLLALDGRTYTLDSNVCVIADEHGVESLAGIMGGEASGCDDNTTDVLIESALWNEINIAQTGRKLGINSDARYRFERGVDPAFMVPGLELATKLVLELCGGTPSENVVVGKQFGEDRIIDFPLSEVKRLAGIEVPLVEVKLILTRLGFMLAGNGPVVKVAVPSWRTDVHGKADIVEEIVRIVGVDKVPMTPFERGEEPRKPVLTPMQLRTRRAKRALGARGMVEAVTWSFITNDAAKLFGGGQSELVLANPIAADLSDMRPSLLPGLVAAAQANINRGTPDVALFEVGQVFRGDRPEDQLVAASGVRHGYASTNGAGRSWTGSATADAMDAKADAFAVLAAAGAPMQAVQIVPGGPAWLHPGRSGTIQIGPQNVLGTFGELHPRVAEALGADGPMIVFEVILERIPEGKQRATRAKPVLELSAFQPVSRDFAFIVDRSVKAGDIVRAAQNVDKKLITAVTVFDVYEGKGIDPDKKSIAIAVTIQPREKTMTDQEIDAVAAKVVAEVTKKTGGTLRA, encoded by the coding sequence GTGAAGTTCACCCTCTCCTGGCTGAAGGAACATCTCGAGACCGACGAGCCGCTCGACAAGCTCGCCGACAAGCTCACCATGATCGGGCTCGAGGTCGAGAACATCGAGGACAAGGCGAAGGCGCTCGCGCCGTTCACCATCGCGCGCGTGATCTCGGCCGAGCAGCATCCGAATGCCGATCGCCTGCGCGTCTGCATGGTCGACACCGGCGACGGCGGTGCGCCGGTACAGGTGGTGTGCGGCGCGCCGAATGCGCGTGCCGGGCTGATCAGCGTGTTCTCGGCCCCCGGCACCTACATCCCCGGCAAGAACATCACGCTCGGCGTCGGTACCATCCGCGGCGTCGAGAGCCGCGGCATGCTGTGTTCGGCGGCCGAATTGCAGATCTCCGAGGATCACGACGGCATCATGGAGCTGCCGGCCGACGCACCGCTCGGCAAGGGCTATGCCGATTGGGCCGGGCTCGGCGATCCCACCATCGAGATCAATCTGACGCCGAACCGGCAGGACTGCACCGGCGTGCACGGCATCGCGCGCGACCTGTCCGCCGCCGACATGGGCAAGTTCAAGGACCAGGGCATCAGGCCGATCAAGGGCGAATTCCCCTGCCCCGTCCAGGTGAAGGTGGAAGACACCACGCTGTGCCCGGGCTTCGCGCTGCGGCTGGTGCGCGGGGTGAAGAACGGCCCGTCGCCGGAATGGCTGCAGAAGCGGCTGACCTCGATCGGCCTGCGCCCGATCAACGCGCTGGTCGACATCACCAACTTCATGACCTATGACCGCGCCCGCCCGCTGCACGTGTTCGACGCCAGGAAGGTGATGGGCAACCTCAGCGTACGCCGCGCGAAGGATGGCGAGACGCTGCTCGCGCTCGACGGCCGCACCTACACGCTCGACAGCAATGTCTGCGTGATCGCCGACGAGCACGGCGTCGAATCGCTCGCCGGCATCATGGGCGGCGAGGCGTCGGGCTGCGACGACAACACCACGGACGTGCTGATCGAATCGGCGCTGTGGAACGAGATCAACATCGCGCAGACCGGCCGCAAGCTCGGCATCAATTCGGATGCGCGCTATCGCTTCGAGCGCGGCGTCGATCCGGCCTTCATGGTGCCCGGGCTCGAGCTCGCGACCAAACTGGTGCTGGAGCTGTGCGGCGGCACGCCGTCCGAGAACGTCGTGGTCGGCAAGCAGTTCGGCGAGGACCGAATCATCGACTTCCCGCTCAGTGAGGTGAAGCGCCTTGCCGGCATCGAGGTGCCCCTGGTCGAGGTGAAGCTGATCCTCACCCGGCTCGGCTTCATGCTGGCCGGCAACGGCCCCGTGGTGAAGGTCGCGGTTCCGTCCTGGCGCACCGATGTGCACGGCAAGGCCGACATTGTCGAGGAGATCGTGCGCATCGTCGGCGTCGACAAGGTGCCGATGACGCCGTTCGAGCGTGGCGAGGAGCCGCGCAAGCCGGTGCTGACGCCGATGCAGCTGCGCACCCGCCGCGCCAAGCGCGCGCTCGGCGCGCGCGGCATGGTGGAGGCCGTGACCTGGTCGTTCATCACCAATGACGCGGCAAAGCTGTTCGGCGGCGGCCAGAGCGAGCTGGTGCTCGCCAACCCGATCGCGGCCGATCTCTCCGACATGCGGCCGAGCCTGCTGCCCGGCCTCGTCGCCGCGGCTCAGGCCAACATCAATCGCGGCACTCCCGACGTCGCGCTGTTCGAGGTCGGCCAGGTGTTCCGCGGCGACCGGCCGGAAGACCAGCTAGTAGCCGCCTCCGGCGTGCGCCATGGCTATGCCTCGACGAACGGAGCGGGCCGTTCCTGGACCGGCTCGGCGACAGCGGACGCGATGGACGCCAAGGCCGACGCCTTCGCCGTGCTGGCGGCCGCCGGCGCGCCGATGCAGGCGGTGCAGATCGTCCCCGGCGGCCCCGCCTGGCTGCATCCGGGACGCTCCGGCACCATCCAGATCGGCCCGCAGAACGTGCTCGGCACCTTCGGCGAGCTGCATCCGCGCGTGGCCGAGGCGCTCGGCGCCGATGGTCCGATGATCGTGTTCGAGGTGATCCTCGAGCGCATTCCGGAAGGCAAGCAGCGGGCAACCCGCGCCAAGCCGGTGCTGGAGCTCTCGGCCTTCCAGCCGGTGTCGCGCGACTTCGCCTTCATCGTCGACCGCAGCGTCAAGGCGGGCGACATCGTCCGTGCGGCGCAGAATGTCGACAAGAAGCTGATCACGGCTGTCACCGTGTTCGACGTCTATGAAGGCAAGGGTATCGATCCCGACAAGAAGTCGATCGCGATCGCAGTCACGATCCAGCCGCGCGAGAAGACGATGACCGACCAGGAGATCGACGCCGTCGCCGCCAAGGTCGTCGCCGAGGTGACCAAGAAGACCGGCGGCACGCTGCGGGCGTGA
- a CDS encoding endonuclease domain-containing protein, translating into MPHAVVSERQRNKAKQLRQTMTRAETLLWRHLKANRMDGIGFRRQTPIKNYVVDFVCFSANLIIELDGETHDFDERQKADERRDAFFNSEGFRVLRFTNEQVMSNLEGVVEAIREATQAGASGLPPSLTLPHKGGGNGEADQNNSVTTNKNRGMQP; encoded by the coding sequence ATGCCGCACGCAGTCGTCAGCGAACGTCAGCGCAACAAGGCGAAGCAGCTTCGCCAGACGATGACGCGCGCCGAGACGCTGCTGTGGCGCCACCTCAAGGCAAATCGAATGGACGGCATCGGATTTCGCCGTCAAACGCCGATCAAGAACTACGTCGTCGACTTCGTCTGCTTTTCCGCAAACCTCATCATCGAGCTCGACGGCGAGACGCATGATTTCGACGAACGCCAGAAGGCGGACGAACGTCGTGATGCTTTCTTCAACTCTGAAGGCTTTCGGGTTCTGCGCTTCACCAACGAGCAGGTGATGTCGAACCTCGAGGGTGTCGTAGAGGCGATCCGCGAGGCGACTCAAGCCGGAGCAAGCGGCTTACCCCCCTCCCTGACCCTCCCCCACAAGGGGGGAGGGAACGGAGAGGCCGACCAAAACAACTCTGTAACCACCAACAAGAACCGAGGCATGCAGCCGTGA